The following are encoded together in the Bombus affinis isolate iyBomAffi1 chromosome 6, iyBomAffi1.2, whole genome shotgun sequence genome:
- the LOC126917115 gene encoding GATOR complex protein WDR59 isoform X1, producing MSKRWGSDYVVTEHRDLQANTMAVDATGNYVLLAGRRCFAIKHLDESADVLKKFQRQSKYEVGSAEWNPTSINCHLCAVSSNTRIEILSLTGTGNYDLQTTNSLKAHTRVVSDLNWHPKEPDIIASCSIDTFIHIWDIRDQRKPCLSLSAVAGSSQVRWNTLSPNMLATAHDGDIKIWDQRKGNSPMQYIAAHLTKIHGLDWCPFQQNQLATSSQDCTVKIFDISNPRRAESILTTNSPVWRARYTPFGEGLVTIVVPQLRRGENSLLLWNTTDLSAPIYTFVGHTDVVLEFQWRHQKLENSDFELITWSKDQCLRIYKIDPFLKKLCGHGIDDGSSIYTQYPEDNSLRTLQSVQQLQLNDAQTGREMNCITTKVDEPILNSETDAYIESNKEISSPTQPKTLQQEFSLINMNIPNIEVNTMDAVERSCTVTASNKSYNVILKVNFPANYPYSAQPTFQFCHGTTIDNTTLAKLLKVLKQTAQQRVKKNRSCLEPCLRQLITTLEQTCKKDENESSHLGYDIQDNANFLNSSNMYTNYQDAYIPFPRTSGAKFCCVGILVCFGRASYTRRSSMKPECTTPRALSALGNGIGNGEHFMHMYPNSYVQSNDNIPISSFYFQDRKMNRGLHNTNRMTHRSCCKNYHFMVMIYDASSLFFVNKELAEKYVINITDIPAMCQYNANVAASLERPDLVQAWCLAALVISQPVSNIGQNSCQSPEIDAPWPLHPFGQNLIHSLIQHYANQSDIQMAGMLSCAFSYRLENPDVAQTRLSSKSINVSRLSTGKWWLKHRSGSVMVPQSMQPGGSPYHTIHLADTTLEGWNFQNLKQHRSNSWSDSLDDLKLIQDTFGDSVKNIRLLDEKYTALYDGYKKAYAEVLHRWRLLDARAQVLKHVSTTPLDTHKGVEFQSECQLCGKVSRGPQCISCKRLALECVICHISVRGPSNFCIFCGHGGHTQHLATWFTNQTLCPTGCGCYCLQESSALLKL from the exons ATGTCAAAACGTTGGGGCAGCGACTATGTCGTTACGGAACACCGTGATTTACAG GCTAATACTATGGCCGTGGATGCAACGGGTAATTATGTGTTACTTGCCGG acGCAGATGTTTCGCGATAAAACACCTTGACGAGAGTGCTGACgtattaaaaaaatttcaaaGACAAAGTAAATATGAAGTTGGCTCTGCAGAATGGAATCCCACAAGTATAAATTGTCATCTATGCGCTGTATCG AGCAACACGCGCATTGAAATACTGTCTCTTACTGGAACTGGTAATTATGACTTACAAACAACGAATAGTCTAAAGGCACATACAAGAGTTGTGAGTGACTTAAACTGGCATCCCAAAGAACCAGATATTATTGCTTCCTGTAGCATtgatacatttatacatatttgGGATATAAGAGATCAAAGGAAGCCTTGTTTATCATTATCTGCAGTTG CTGGTTCTTCTCAAGTAAGATGGAACACTCTTTCTCCCAACATGTTGGCTACAGCTCACGATGGAGATATTAAAATATGGGATCAAAGAAAAGGAAATAGTCCTATGCAGTACATAGCTGCTCATCTAACAAAA ATACATGGTTTAGATTGGTGTCCATTTCAACAAAATCAATTGGCAACATCTAGTCAAGATTGTACAGTGAAAATTTTTGATATCAGTAATCCACGAAGAGCTGAGAGCATTTTAACAACAAACTCGCCCGTATGGAGAGCGAGATACACG CCATTTGGTGAAGGACTGGTAACAATAGTAGTACCGCAGTTACGACGAGGAGAGAATAGTTTGTTATTATGGAATACAACAGACCTCAGTGCTCCTATTTATACTTTTGTAGGACATACTGATGTTGTTCTTGAATTTCAATGGAGACATCAAAAATTGg AAAATAGTGATTTTGAATTAATTACTTGGTCAAAAGATCAGTGTTTAAGGATATATAAAATCGATCCATTTTTAAAGAAA TTATGTGGACATGGGATAGATGATGGTTCATCTATTTATACTCAGTATCCTGAAGATAATAGTTTAA GAACATTACAATCTGTCCAACAGCTACAACTTAATGACGCTCAAACTGGTCGTGAAATGAATTGTATAACAACAAAAGTTGATGAACCTATATTGAATTCTGAAACAGATGCATATATTGAAAGTAATAAAGAAATATCATCTCCTACACAACCAAAAACTTTGCAACAAgaattttctttaataaatatGAACATACCAAACATAGAG GTCAATACAATGGATGCTGTGGAACGTAGTTGTACTGTAACAGCATCCAATAAAAGTTACAATGTGATATTAAAAGTAAATTTCCCTGCGAACTATCCATATAGTGCACAACCTACATTCCAGTTCTGTCATGGAACAACGATCGACAATACAACATTGGCAAAGTTGTTGAAAGTTTTAAAGCAAACTGCTCAACAACGTGTTAAAAAAAACAGATCATGTTTAGAACCTTGTCTTAGACAATTAATTACAACATTGGAGCAa ACATGTAAAAAGGATGAGAACGAAAGTAGTCACTTAGGATACGACATTCAAGACAATGCGAATTTCTTAAACTCTTCTAACATGTATACAAATTATCAAGATGCCTACATACCCTTTCCTAGAACATCTGGCGCTAAATTTTGTTGCGTGG GTATACTCGTATGTTTTGGTCGGGCTTCATATACAAGAAGGTCGTCCATGAAACCAGAGTGTACAACACCCAGAGCACTTTCTGCATTAGGAAACGGAATAGGCAATGGAGAACATTTTATGCACATGTATCCAAATTCTTATGTACAGTCAAATGATAATATTCCTATAagttctttttattttcaagatcga AAAATGAATCGGGGATTGCATAATACAAATAGAATGACTCATAGATCATGTTGTAAAAACTATCATTTTATGGTAATGATATATGATGCTTCTTCATTGTTTTTCGTCAACAAAGAATTAGCAGAAAAATATGT TATCAATATCACAGATATCCCAGCAATGTGTCAATACAATGCAAATGTAGCTGCATCATTGGAACGTCCTGATTTGGTTCAGGCATGGTGTTTAGCCGCTCTTGTGATATCACAACCAGTTTCAAATATAGGACAAAATTCTTGTCAGTCACCTGAGATTGATGCTCCATGGCCTTTACATCCTTTTGgtcaaaatttaattcattccTT AATACAGCATTATGCGAATCAATCGGACATTCAAATGGCAGGTATGCTGAGTTGTGCATTTAGTTATCGTTTGGAAAATCCGGACGTTGCTCAGACACGGCTAAGTAGCAAGTCCATTAACGTTAGT AGGCTTTCTACAGGAAAATGGTGGTTAAAG CATCGGAGTGGAAGTGTCATGGTGCCACAAAGCATGCAG CCTGGTGGTTCTCCATATCATACGATTCATCTGGCCGATACCACATTAGAAGGATGGAACTTTCAAAATTTAAAGCAACATCGATCTAACTCGTGGTCCGATTCGCTTGacgatttaaaattaattcaGGACACATTCGGGGATTCCGTGAAAAATATTAG GTTGCTCGATGAAAAATATACTGCTCTCTACGATGGTTATAAAAAAGCATATGCTGAAGTGCTACATAGGTGGCGGTTATTAGATGCACGTGCACAAGTATTGAAGCATGTAAGCACAACTCCGTTGGACACGCATAAAGGCGTCGAGTTTCAGAGCGAATGCCAATTGTGTGGTAAAGTTAGCAGAGGACCTCAATGTATAAGTTGTAAACGATTAGCATTGGAATGTGTAATTTGTCATATCTCTGTTAGAG GTCCAAGCAACTTCTGTATATTTTGTGGACATGGAGGACACACACAACATTTGGCAACATGGTTCACTAACCAAACATTGTGCCCCACAGGCTGTGGATGTTATTGTTTGCAGGAAAGTTCTGCCCTCTTAAAGTTATAA
- the LOC126917115 gene encoding GATOR complex protein WDR59 isoform X4 → MKLALQNGIPQSNTRIEILSLTGTGNYDLQTTNSLKAHTRVVSDLNWHPKEPDIIASCSIDTFIHIWDIRDQRKPCLSLSAVAGSSQVRWNTLSPNMLATAHDGDIKIWDQRKGNSPMQYIAAHLTKIHGLDWCPFQQNQLATSSQDCTVKIFDISNPRRAESILTTNSPVWRARYTPFGEGLVTIVVPQLRRGENSLLLWNTTDLSAPIYTFVGHTDVVLEFQWRHQKLENSDFELITWSKDQCLRIYKIDPFLKKLCGHGIDDGSSIYTQYPEDNSLRTLQSVQQLQLNDAQTGREMNCITTKVDEPILNSETDAYIESNKEISSPTQPKTLQQEFSLINMNIPNIEVNTMDAVERSCTVTASNKSYNVILKVNFPANYPYSAQPTFQFCHGTTIDNTTLAKLLKVLKQTAQQRVKKNRSCLEPCLRQLITTLEQTCKKDENESSHLGYDIQDNANFLNSSNMYTNYQDAYIPFPRTSGAKFCCVGILVCFGRASYTRRSSMKPECTTPRALSALGNGIGNGEHFMHMYPNSYVQSNDNIPISSFYFQDRKMNRGLHNTNRMTHRSCCKNYHFMVMIYDASSLFFVNKELAEKYVINITDIPAMCQYNANVAASLERPDLVQAWCLAALVISQPVSNIGQNSCQSPEIDAPWPLHPFGQNLIHSLIQHYANQSDIQMAGMLSCAFSYRLENPDVAQTRLSSKSINVSRLSTGKWWLKHRSGSVMVPQSMQPGGSPYHTIHLADTTLEGWNFQNLKQHRSNSWSDSLDDLKLIQDTFGDSVKNIRLLDEKYTALYDGYKKAYAEVLHRWRLLDARAQVLKHVSTTPLDTHKGVEFQSECQLCGKVSRGPQCISCKRLALECVICHISVRGPSNFCIFCGHGGHTQHLATWFTNQTLCPTGCGCYCLQESSALLKL, encoded by the exons ATGAAGTTGGCTCTGCAGAATGGAATCCCACAA AGCAACACGCGCATTGAAATACTGTCTCTTACTGGAACTGGTAATTATGACTTACAAACAACGAATAGTCTAAAGGCACATACAAGAGTTGTGAGTGACTTAAACTGGCATCCCAAAGAACCAGATATTATTGCTTCCTGTAGCATtgatacatttatacatatttgGGATATAAGAGATCAAAGGAAGCCTTGTTTATCATTATCTGCAGTTG CTGGTTCTTCTCAAGTAAGATGGAACACTCTTTCTCCCAACATGTTGGCTACAGCTCACGATGGAGATATTAAAATATGGGATCAAAGAAAAGGAAATAGTCCTATGCAGTACATAGCTGCTCATCTAACAAAA ATACATGGTTTAGATTGGTGTCCATTTCAACAAAATCAATTGGCAACATCTAGTCAAGATTGTACAGTGAAAATTTTTGATATCAGTAATCCACGAAGAGCTGAGAGCATTTTAACAACAAACTCGCCCGTATGGAGAGCGAGATACACG CCATTTGGTGAAGGACTGGTAACAATAGTAGTACCGCAGTTACGACGAGGAGAGAATAGTTTGTTATTATGGAATACAACAGACCTCAGTGCTCCTATTTATACTTTTGTAGGACATACTGATGTTGTTCTTGAATTTCAATGGAGACATCAAAAATTGg AAAATAGTGATTTTGAATTAATTACTTGGTCAAAAGATCAGTGTTTAAGGATATATAAAATCGATCCATTTTTAAAGAAA TTATGTGGACATGGGATAGATGATGGTTCATCTATTTATACTCAGTATCCTGAAGATAATAGTTTAA GAACATTACAATCTGTCCAACAGCTACAACTTAATGACGCTCAAACTGGTCGTGAAATGAATTGTATAACAACAAAAGTTGATGAACCTATATTGAATTCTGAAACAGATGCATATATTGAAAGTAATAAAGAAATATCATCTCCTACACAACCAAAAACTTTGCAACAAgaattttctttaataaatatGAACATACCAAACATAGAG GTCAATACAATGGATGCTGTGGAACGTAGTTGTACTGTAACAGCATCCAATAAAAGTTACAATGTGATATTAAAAGTAAATTTCCCTGCGAACTATCCATATAGTGCACAACCTACATTCCAGTTCTGTCATGGAACAACGATCGACAATACAACATTGGCAAAGTTGTTGAAAGTTTTAAAGCAAACTGCTCAACAACGTGTTAAAAAAAACAGATCATGTTTAGAACCTTGTCTTAGACAATTAATTACAACATTGGAGCAa ACATGTAAAAAGGATGAGAACGAAAGTAGTCACTTAGGATACGACATTCAAGACAATGCGAATTTCTTAAACTCTTCTAACATGTATACAAATTATCAAGATGCCTACATACCCTTTCCTAGAACATCTGGCGCTAAATTTTGTTGCGTGG GTATACTCGTATGTTTTGGTCGGGCTTCATATACAAGAAGGTCGTCCATGAAACCAGAGTGTACAACACCCAGAGCACTTTCTGCATTAGGAAACGGAATAGGCAATGGAGAACATTTTATGCACATGTATCCAAATTCTTATGTACAGTCAAATGATAATATTCCTATAagttctttttattttcaagatcga AAAATGAATCGGGGATTGCATAATACAAATAGAATGACTCATAGATCATGTTGTAAAAACTATCATTTTATGGTAATGATATATGATGCTTCTTCATTGTTTTTCGTCAACAAAGAATTAGCAGAAAAATATGT TATCAATATCACAGATATCCCAGCAATGTGTCAATACAATGCAAATGTAGCTGCATCATTGGAACGTCCTGATTTGGTTCAGGCATGGTGTTTAGCCGCTCTTGTGATATCACAACCAGTTTCAAATATAGGACAAAATTCTTGTCAGTCACCTGAGATTGATGCTCCATGGCCTTTACATCCTTTTGgtcaaaatttaattcattccTT AATACAGCATTATGCGAATCAATCGGACATTCAAATGGCAGGTATGCTGAGTTGTGCATTTAGTTATCGTTTGGAAAATCCGGACGTTGCTCAGACACGGCTAAGTAGCAAGTCCATTAACGTTAGT AGGCTTTCTACAGGAAAATGGTGGTTAAAG CATCGGAGTGGAAGTGTCATGGTGCCACAAAGCATGCAG CCTGGTGGTTCTCCATATCATACGATTCATCTGGCCGATACCACATTAGAAGGATGGAACTTTCAAAATTTAAAGCAACATCGATCTAACTCGTGGTCCGATTCGCTTGacgatttaaaattaattcaGGACACATTCGGGGATTCCGTGAAAAATATTAG GTTGCTCGATGAAAAATATACTGCTCTCTACGATGGTTATAAAAAAGCATATGCTGAAGTGCTACATAGGTGGCGGTTATTAGATGCACGTGCACAAGTATTGAAGCATGTAAGCACAACTCCGTTGGACACGCATAAAGGCGTCGAGTTTCAGAGCGAATGCCAATTGTGTGGTAAAGTTAGCAGAGGACCTCAATGTATAAGTTGTAAACGATTAGCATTGGAATGTGTAATTTGTCATATCTCTGTTAGAG GTCCAAGCAACTTCTGTATATTTTGTGGACATGGAGGACACACACAACATTTGGCAACATGGTTCACTAACCAAACATTGTGCCCCACAGGCTGTGGATGTTATTGTTTGCAGGAAAGTTCTGCCCTCTTAAAGTTATAA
- the LOC126917115 gene encoding GATOR complex protein WDR59 isoform X3, with protein MSKRWGSDYVVTEHRDLQANTMAVDATGNYVLLAGRRCFAIKHLDESADVLKKFQRQSKYEVGSAEWNPTSINCHLCAVSSNTRIEILSLTGTGNYDLQTTNSLKAHTRVVSDLNWHPKEPDIIASCSIDTFIHIWDIRDQRKPCLSLSAVAGSSQVRWNTLSPNMLATAHDGDIKIWDQRKGNSPMQYIAAHLTKIHGLDWCPFQQNQLATSSQDCTVKIFDISNPRRAESILTTNSPVWRARYTPFGEGLVTIVVPQLRRGENSLLLWNTTDLSAPIYTFVGHTDVVLEFQWRHQKLENSDFELITWSKDQCLRIYKIDPFLKKLCGHGIDDGSSIYTQYPEDNSLRTLQSVQQLQLNDAQTGREMNCITTKVDEPILNSETDAYIESNKEISSPTQPKTLQQEFSLINMNIPNIEVNTMDAVERSCTVTASNKSYNVILKVNFPANYPYSAQPTFQFCHGTTIDNTTLAKLLKVLKQTAQQRVKKNRSCLEPCLRQLITTLEQTCKKDENESSHLGYDIQDNANFLNSSNMYTNYQDAYIPFPRTSGAKFCCVGILVCFGRASYTRRSSMKPECTTPRALSALGNGIGNGEHFMHMYPNSYVQSNDNIPISSFYFQDRKMNRGLHNTNRMTHRSCCKNYHFMVMIYDASSLFFVNKELAEKYVINITDIPAMCQYNANVAASLERPDLVQAWCLAALVISQPVSNIGQNSCQSPEIDAPWPLHPFGQNLIHSLIQHYANQSDIQMAGMLSCAFSYRLENPDVAQTRLSSKSINVSPGGSPYHTIHLADTTLEGWNFQNLKQHRSNSWSDSLDDLKLIQDTFGDSVKNIRLLDEKYTALYDGYKKAYAEVLHRWRLLDARAQVLKHVSTTPLDTHKGVEFQSECQLCGKVSRGPQCISCKRLALECVICHISVRGPSNFCIFCGHGGHTQHLATWFTNQTLCPTGCGCYCLQESSALLKL; from the exons ATGTCAAAACGTTGGGGCAGCGACTATGTCGTTACGGAACACCGTGATTTACAG GCTAATACTATGGCCGTGGATGCAACGGGTAATTATGTGTTACTTGCCGG acGCAGATGTTTCGCGATAAAACACCTTGACGAGAGTGCTGACgtattaaaaaaatttcaaaGACAAAGTAAATATGAAGTTGGCTCTGCAGAATGGAATCCCACAAGTATAAATTGTCATCTATGCGCTGTATCG AGCAACACGCGCATTGAAATACTGTCTCTTACTGGAACTGGTAATTATGACTTACAAACAACGAATAGTCTAAAGGCACATACAAGAGTTGTGAGTGACTTAAACTGGCATCCCAAAGAACCAGATATTATTGCTTCCTGTAGCATtgatacatttatacatatttgGGATATAAGAGATCAAAGGAAGCCTTGTTTATCATTATCTGCAGTTG CTGGTTCTTCTCAAGTAAGATGGAACACTCTTTCTCCCAACATGTTGGCTACAGCTCACGATGGAGATATTAAAATATGGGATCAAAGAAAAGGAAATAGTCCTATGCAGTACATAGCTGCTCATCTAACAAAA ATACATGGTTTAGATTGGTGTCCATTTCAACAAAATCAATTGGCAACATCTAGTCAAGATTGTACAGTGAAAATTTTTGATATCAGTAATCCACGAAGAGCTGAGAGCATTTTAACAACAAACTCGCCCGTATGGAGAGCGAGATACACG CCATTTGGTGAAGGACTGGTAACAATAGTAGTACCGCAGTTACGACGAGGAGAGAATAGTTTGTTATTATGGAATACAACAGACCTCAGTGCTCCTATTTATACTTTTGTAGGACATACTGATGTTGTTCTTGAATTTCAATGGAGACATCAAAAATTGg AAAATAGTGATTTTGAATTAATTACTTGGTCAAAAGATCAGTGTTTAAGGATATATAAAATCGATCCATTTTTAAAGAAA TTATGTGGACATGGGATAGATGATGGTTCATCTATTTATACTCAGTATCCTGAAGATAATAGTTTAA GAACATTACAATCTGTCCAACAGCTACAACTTAATGACGCTCAAACTGGTCGTGAAATGAATTGTATAACAACAAAAGTTGATGAACCTATATTGAATTCTGAAACAGATGCATATATTGAAAGTAATAAAGAAATATCATCTCCTACACAACCAAAAACTTTGCAACAAgaattttctttaataaatatGAACATACCAAACATAGAG GTCAATACAATGGATGCTGTGGAACGTAGTTGTACTGTAACAGCATCCAATAAAAGTTACAATGTGATATTAAAAGTAAATTTCCCTGCGAACTATCCATATAGTGCACAACCTACATTCCAGTTCTGTCATGGAACAACGATCGACAATACAACATTGGCAAAGTTGTTGAAAGTTTTAAAGCAAACTGCTCAACAACGTGTTAAAAAAAACAGATCATGTTTAGAACCTTGTCTTAGACAATTAATTACAACATTGGAGCAa ACATGTAAAAAGGATGAGAACGAAAGTAGTCACTTAGGATACGACATTCAAGACAATGCGAATTTCTTAAACTCTTCTAACATGTATACAAATTATCAAGATGCCTACATACCCTTTCCTAGAACATCTGGCGCTAAATTTTGTTGCGTGG GTATACTCGTATGTTTTGGTCGGGCTTCATATACAAGAAGGTCGTCCATGAAACCAGAGTGTACAACACCCAGAGCACTTTCTGCATTAGGAAACGGAATAGGCAATGGAGAACATTTTATGCACATGTATCCAAATTCTTATGTACAGTCAAATGATAATATTCCTATAagttctttttattttcaagatcga AAAATGAATCGGGGATTGCATAATACAAATAGAATGACTCATAGATCATGTTGTAAAAACTATCATTTTATGGTAATGATATATGATGCTTCTTCATTGTTTTTCGTCAACAAAGAATTAGCAGAAAAATATGT TATCAATATCACAGATATCCCAGCAATGTGTCAATACAATGCAAATGTAGCTGCATCATTGGAACGTCCTGATTTGGTTCAGGCATGGTGTTTAGCCGCTCTTGTGATATCACAACCAGTTTCAAATATAGGACAAAATTCTTGTCAGTCACCTGAGATTGATGCTCCATGGCCTTTACATCCTTTTGgtcaaaatttaattcattccTT AATACAGCATTATGCGAATCAATCGGACATTCAAATGGCAGGTATGCTGAGTTGTGCATTTAGTTATCGTTTGGAAAATCCGGACGTTGCTCAGACACGGCTAAGTAGCAAGTCCATTAACGTTAGT CCTGGTGGTTCTCCATATCATACGATTCATCTGGCCGATACCACATTAGAAGGATGGAACTTTCAAAATTTAAAGCAACATCGATCTAACTCGTGGTCCGATTCGCTTGacgatttaaaattaattcaGGACACATTCGGGGATTCCGTGAAAAATATTAG GTTGCTCGATGAAAAATATACTGCTCTCTACGATGGTTATAAAAAAGCATATGCTGAAGTGCTACATAGGTGGCGGTTATTAGATGCACGTGCACAAGTATTGAAGCATGTAAGCACAACTCCGTTGGACACGCATAAAGGCGTCGAGTTTCAGAGCGAATGCCAATTGTGTGGTAAAGTTAGCAGAGGACCTCAATGTATAAGTTGTAAACGATTAGCATTGGAATGTGTAATTTGTCATATCTCTGTTAGAG GTCCAAGCAACTTCTGTATATTTTGTGGACATGGAGGACACACACAACATTTGGCAACATGGTTCACTAACCAAACATTGTGCCCCACAGGCTGTGGATGTTATTGTTTGCAGGAAAGTTCTGCCCTCTTAAAGTTATAA